The following are encoded together in the Phaseolus vulgaris cultivar G19833 chromosome 9, P. vulgaris v2.0, whole genome shotgun sequence genome:
- the LOC137821971 gene encoding uncharacterized protein, which translates to MPLLRRKPFALAEPPNDWEPCESLFQIRFTKEIFRDYNDYLNRLNQYRQRVWTCKVTGKTGLTYEEALVSEMHATEKVQQIPEELKAPALRIIQYSMLPLKDLVDSIAEKLKEQLFVGSQLYGKKNDRVCPCKILKVMQEDAENISYVVAWLDESNNVIERAEVSSQDLVQKKRPFSINILKSFVRGCTYRNAPWVLHDKLAKKHGISTDIPEELRGKVSFNNGLVVFTKTRKNEEESIQYPIDDLLVKPSPDDPVFSSRPSPSRDFNVPIYCVGDLLMVWDFFMSFGKLLRLSPYSLKDFEKAISHKDSNVALLVESHAVLFRVLIKGDDEYYAAVQDKLPKKITMISWKEYLCEFLEMIKIPKLRQYEATIKRGHYGYVDVNAKLEIFSELVNRALGTAIVREKLDEYIIQRRVLGAAKREEAIEASAKRRKVKEQLKADSGSNCGENWRHLDQDTTVSTDNNNNSNRIQNGSIGKNRNKEIESSWQKDAWDSGIKHSNLASKMSAEELNQSAEFRKVYRKESLKQPKGDKDQSEKNYEQRREYFDREIEKWCIRTSFLGMDRYYNRYWWFYRDGRIFVESPESKEWGYYSSKGELDGLTTSLNCKGERERALLKQLNKYYSRICSELQKNSKDLLHNIALDDSVVRRSTRVRAPPRKNPAKAFLRYVNKWKEE; encoded by the exons ATGCCGCTTTTGAGGAGAAAGCCTTTTGCCCTGGCTGAGCCACCTAATGATTGGGAGCCATGCGAGAGTCTTTTTCAAATTAGATTTACTAAAGAAATATTTCGAGATTATAA TGATTATTTGAACCGTTTAAATCAATACCGCCAGAGGGTTTGGACGTGCAAAGTAACTGGTAAAACTGGCTTGACTTATGAAGAGGCTCTGGTGTCAGAGATGCATGCCACTGAGAAAGTTCAACAGATTCCGGAAGAATTAAAGGCACCTGCACTTAGGATTATTCAGTACA GCATGCTCCCATTGAAGGATCTTGTTGATTCTATTGCTGAAAAGTTGAAGGAGCAGTTGTTTGTGGGCTCTCAATTGTATGGAAAGAAAAATGACAGGGTGTGTCCTTGCAAAATATTGAAAGTGATGCAGGAAGATGCTGAAAATATCAGCTATGTGGTGGCTTGGCTTGATGAGAGCAATAATGTTATTGAAAGAGCAGAAGTCAGTTCTCAAGATTTGGTGCAGAAGAAACGACCTTttagtataaatattttgaagtCTTTTGTCCGTGGATGTACATATCGAAATGCTCCTTGGGTTTTACACGATAAACTTGCAAAAAAACATGGTATCTCAACTGACATTCCAGAGGAGTTAAGAGGAAAGGTTTCCTTTAACAATGGACTTGTGGTCTTCACCAAAACAAGAAAGAATGAG GAAGAGTCAATCCAATATCCAATTGATGATCTATTAGTGAAGCCTAGTCCAGATGATCCTGTTTTCAGTAGTCGTCCTTCTCCATCAAGAGACTTTAATGTTCCTATTTATTGTGTAGGGGATCTCTTAATGGTTTGGGATTTTTTTATGTCGTTTGGTAAACTGTTACGATTGTCTCCTTACTCTCTCAAAGATTTTGAAAAAGCAATCAGTCACAAGGATAGCAATGTAGCTCTCCTGGTGGAATCTCATGCAGTACTCTTTCGAGTGCTCATCAAAGGTGATGATGAATACTATGCAGCTGTTCAAGACAAATTACCGAAGAAG attacAATGATTAGTTGGAAAGAGTATTTATGTGAGTTTTTAGAAATGATCAAAATTCCCAAGCTGCGGCAGTATGAAGCAACAATTAAACGGGGACATTATGGTTATGTTGATGTCAATGCTAAATTAGAAATCTTTAGCGAATTAGTCAATCGAGCCCTTGGTACTGCTATTGTCAGGGAAAAATTGGATGAGTATATTATACAAAGGCGGGTACTGGGGGCTGCTAAAAGGGAAGAAGCTATTGAAGCTTCTGCGAAGAGAAGAAAAGTAAAGGAGCAGTTGAAAGCTGATTCTGGAAGCAACTGTGGTGAGAATTGGCGTCATCTTGATCAGGATACAACTGTGTCAacagataataataataacagtaACAGAATACAGAATGGTAGTATTGGAAAGAATAGAAACAAAGAGATAGAATCATCTTGGCAAAAAGATGCATGGGATAG TGGTATCAAGCATTCAAATCTTGCTTCAAAAATGTCagctgaagagctgaatcaaTCTGCAGAATTCAGAAAAGTATACAGAAAGGAATCACTGAAACAACCAAAGGGTGATAAGGATCAATCAGAGAAAAACTACGAACAAAGG AGAGAATATTTTGATCGGGAGATAGAGAAATGGTGTATTCGTACAAGTTTCCTAGGTATGGACAGATATTATAATAGGTATTGGTGGTTTTACCGTGATGGAAGGATATTTGTTGAAAGTCCTGAATCCAAGGAGTGGGGATACTACAGTAGCAAGGGAGAG CTTGATGGATTGACGACTTCACTGAATTGCAAAGGTGAGAGGGAAAGGGCACTGCTAAAACAACTGAACAAATATTATAGTAGAATATG CTCAGAATTGCAGAAAAATTCAAAGGATTTGTTGCATAATATTGCCCTGGATGATTCTGTGGTGAGAAGGTCTACTCGTGTTCGCGCACCACCTAGGAAGAATCCTGCCAAAGCTTTCCTTAGATATGTAAACAAGTGGAAAGAAGAGTAA